One window of Scheffersomyces stipitis CBS 6054 chromosome 1, whole genome shotgun sequence genomic DNA carries:
- the SPT20 gene encoding histone acetyltransferase SAGA complex member, which translates to MNNGTAVSPQRPPQHQLSPAQLQRQSQQALIQQQQQKQQQQTRPRPNIQNYHFATSSADILRKYAKYPASITLHIYETHYRFNNSSDSNIIPKNSPMIKDFLHHVMKEQIPVEMSELLKDFSIKSYDGCLILQVFDHRNMVSTTAGVTKAGSSGESKDVKKEIIANGSADNAVANSSSGSTSASAAGTNSTATASASTTAVSSGSSPATASGSGSSAGTAASTIPKPKTYRTLLRPTQLSLYYDLLYHTDSALTKFTDSLSLQMESEILTLTNRKLDLAVPLNPYLCDEYLRPEPEYPKKVWDEAIQDYKLIHSHREAADHKSRKIHSDEMVLHKTSEYEEIMLLLSNKYKRPDESQDKKLIIVGPSASAAAAATTTTPANPPKSTSKEGTSGPDSKVKKGEDSAPSIPAVPAVTPAQSTTRSTGQFMRLRLIEEIRKKREAERASQEAKLQAQTQAVQSDGNLALSSVNQTPQDKRKLAEMEIQRQQQLQQSSQQQLQQSPPSQQGQPQQKKLKKEPVKSQMPQQVQQFGNNNGNNNSSNGGGIVTPQQNNIPVAPQPIRNGTALAAQQQQLQQQAQQQAQQQAQQQAQQQQQQQQQQQQQQQQRMVQNTSAPGSSQSSQQSSSQTSGSASSGSGSQPTLLQQQQQQIFQNSLTPEEQQVFRQLQQRMNTFAVMGNTGVAPNRQQLTPQQQQQAQQQAKAIQQQLMQKFPLYFQRLRQFHLIQQQRQQKQKQIQEKQMQAAAAAAAQSNNNARFNQQQHPNISGKIVPGSSQSQADKKKRNYKKKN; encoded by the coding sequence ATGAACAACGGCACGGCGGTCTCGCCCCAGCGGCCACCGCAGCACCAGCTCAGTCCTGCCCAACTCCAGAGACAACTGCAACAGGCCCTCatccagcaacagcagcaaaagcagcagcaacaaaCCAGACCCAGACCCAACATCCAGAACTACCATTTTGCCACTCTGTCAGCAGATATTCTCCGGAAGTATGCAAAATATCCTGCTTCTATTACACTTCACATATACGAAACCCACTACCGCTTCAACAACTCGCTGGATTCCAACATAATACCCAAGAACTCGCCAATGATCAAGGACTTTTTGCACCATGTGATGAAGGAGCAGATTCCCGTAGAAATGAGCGAGTTGCTCAAAGACTTCTCCATCAAGTCTTACGATGGCTGCCTAATTCTTCAGGTGTTTGATCATCGAAACATGGTATCGACTACAGCAGGGGTGACAAAAGCTGGTTCAAGTGGAGAATCCAAAGATGTGAAAAAAGAGATCATAGCTAATGGTTCAGCAGATAATGCTGTTGCTAATAGTTCGAGTGGTTCTacttcagcttcagctGCGGGCACGAACTCCACAGCAACAGCATCggcttcaacaacagcagttTCATCGGGATCTTCTCCTGCTACTGCATCTGGCAGTGGATCTTCCGCTGGAACTGCTGCTTCAACCATACCTAAGCCTAAAACGTATAGAACTTTACTTCGTCCTACGCAGCTTTCTCTATACTACGATTTATTGTATCATACCGATTCAGCGTTGACCAAATTCACCGACTCCTTATCTCTTCAGATGGAGTCGGAGATTCTAACTTTGACTAACCGGAAGTTGGATCTCGCTGTACCTTTAAATCCTTATCTATGTGACGAGTATCTTCGTCCCGAGCCTGAATACCCCAAGAAAGTATGGGATGAAGCAATTCAAGACTACAAGCTTATTCATCTGCATCGTGAAGCCGCGGATCATAAATCTAGGAAGATCCATCTGGACGAGATGGTGCTTCACAAGACTTCtgaatatgaagaaattatGTTACTTTTGTCTAACAAGTACAAGAGACCAGATGAGTCTCAAGAtaagaagttgataatTGTAGGTCCTTCGGCTctggcagcagcagccgCTACTACCACTACTCCAGCTAATCCACCTAAATCAACAAGTAAGGAAGGTACTTCTGGACCGGATTCGAAGGTTAAAAAAGGTGAGGATTCTGCTCCATCTATTCCAGCAGTTCCGGCAGTTACTCCAGCGCAATCTACTACGAGAAGTACTGGTCAATTCATGAGATTGAGACTAATCGAAGAAATAAGAAAGAAGAGGGAAGCAGAAAGAGCTCTGCAAGAAGCCAAACTACAGGCCCAGACTCAGGCTGTTCAGAGTGATGGAAATCTAGCACTCAGTTCCGTCAACCAGACACCACAGGATAAGCGAAAATTGgcagaaatggaaatacAACGTCAAcagcaacttcagcagctgagccaacaacaattgcaacagTCTCCACCTTCACAACAGGGCCAGCctcaacagaagaaattgaagaaagaaccTGTAAAGTCTCAAATGCCTCAGCAAGTACAACAGTTTGGTAACAATAATggtaataataatagtaGCAACGGAGGAGGAATTGTGACTCCACAACAGAATAACATTCCCGTTGCTCCACAACCAATAAGGAATGGAACAGCCTTAGCTgctcaacaacagcaattACAGCAGCAAGCACAGCAGCAAGcacaacaacaagcacAACAGCAAGcacagcaacagcaacaacagcagcaacagcaacaacaacagcaacaacagcgTATGGTTCAGAATACTTCAGCTCCAGGAAGTCTGCAATCTTCTCAACAAAGCTCTAGCCAAACTAGTGGAAgtgcttcttctggaagtgGACTGCAGCCCACTCTTttgcaacagcaacagcagcagattTTCCAGAACTCTTTAACTCCTGAAGAGCAACAGGTGTTTAGACAATTGCAACAGAGAATGAACACTTTTGCCGTAATGGGAAATACTGGGGTAGCACCAAATAGACAACAATTGACaccacaacaacaacaacaagccCAACAACAAGCCAAGGCAATACAGCAGCAGTTGATGCAGAAATTCCCTCTCTACTTCCAGCGTTTGCGTCAATTCCACCTTATCCAacaacagagacaacagaaacaaaaaCAGATCCAAGAGAAACAAATGCAAGCAGCTGCTGCAGCAGCTGCTCAGTCAAATAATAATGCTCGTTTtaaccagcagcaacatCCTAACATTTCTGGAAAGATTGTCCCAGGCTCTTCTCAGCTGCAAgcagacaagaagaagaggaactataagaaaaagaattga
- the KOG1 gene encoding Kontroller Of Growth (Kontroller Of Growth 175.8 kDa Trp-Asp repeats containing protein in GND1-IKI1 intergenic region) — MRHGFDEDYSSENFLNLLANTFYIYFDDKRQNTNGNPITAEMKQSGKYYKNYQPITDWKVMKERQKTISAVLVLCLNLGVDPPDIMKTYPCAKLESWCDPSSFPDTKKAIENIGKNLQSQYETLSLRTRYKQSLDPCVEDVKRFCNTLRRNAKDERILFHYNGHGVPQPTASGEIWVFNRGYTQYIPISLYDLQTWLGAPVIFVYDCNSAGNIVHNFKKFVQKRIDDGNEGNHDTSAPSPTSAYLDCIQMAACKSNELLPMSPDLPADLFTCCLTCPIDISIKWFIMQSPLKKNYYSLLPKNSVGNVIIPGKLTDRRTPLGELNWIFTAITDTIAWTSLSRPIFKRLFRQDLMVAALFRNFLLAKRIMPHLNCNPISDPPLPDLVRFHPMWDSWDLAIDQVLAQLIKNHNLDPTTTIPVPSAANSHFASQPTANGTGAVTAGQNLTNYQHSTFFEQQLTAFEIWLKYAGPSTKEPPEQLPIVLQVLLSQVHRLRALILLSKFLDLGPWAVYLSLSIGIFPYVLKLLQSPAQELKPVLIFIWARIMAIDYKSTQQELCKDKGYNYFYLILNSNPMNPIGAPGAPGSFSGAAGNTSSILINDDHKAMSAFILTLFIKDFKNGQRLCFSIEIINNCLKFIQTSENPLLRQWCSLLLSQLWNKYHDGKWIIYKDGYLNKLLSLINDPIPEVRTSIIVAITNFLSVYSTDQPPVPQQNSSFDLKKDEVRQQDLKLANTILSLLGDGSSMVRKEIVFFINRFVTIYFKFFLVVAFNQLEEEIVLIDNSNYLNDFRKRSPAYGSIFSTIWKSLLILSEDPHLEVKQLAETLIDSVMVKLNESELGPLVKEMQDYLLNKSTINISDSFKPSKPIVNRQLGHNRQVSSASMVNRKSNMLTINGSSITTRSVSANNTNRNSMYDDSGSDTESLSSRLRNFSLNNLFKSFQMNEETDIKNFSRILNSGPVQTNYGNEYRPKTPLYRARDLSQVPELPAESGFFEYSCEYFQEPQMSKNEIDEPGSKEYVKRLWRRNRNESIIQETQPQKELAVRGDWNRNVKTLNNKSQPKFIKFTQFEKILVASDEKDNVSVWDWEENKIVKKFSNGNPFGTKITDMKFLNEDDLPLLLTGSSDGVIKIYKNFHNYEDESENEVNDTRIELVASWRALTDLLLTSKSSGLISEWQQSRGSLLVSGDVKIIRVWDAPRELCLVDIPARSSSSITSLTSDQVAGNIFIAGFDDGSLRVYDRRLDSRESMVKTWRGTRSANVNGSNSPIRTIGSGSIRNVHMQRGGFRELVSGSGDGYVNLWDIRLDEPVLTFNAAEKSMRCIDTHEHAPIITTGSKAVNLWTTSGDLISTLRNPQETYLTNRTSSYLSTTTFHPHRMTMATNYNQDGHINVYTCSDTVVEY, encoded by the exons ATGCGGCACGGATTTGATGAGGACTATAGCCTGGAGAACTTTCTCAATTTGTTGGCCAATACCTTCTATATCTACTTTGATGATAAGAGACAAAACACAAACGGGAATCCCATCACAGCTGAGATGAAGCAGCTGGGCAAGTACTACAAGAATTACCAGCCGATAACCGATTGGAAAGTGATGAAGGAACGTCAAAAAACTATTAGTGCCGTTTTGGTGCTCTGTTTGAATCTAGGCGTAGATCCCCCAGATATCATGAAGACATATCCGTGTGCTAAGCTAGAGTCGTGGTGCGACCCTTCTTCGTTTCCTGATACCAAAAAAGCCATAGAAAACATAGGCAAGAACCTCCAGTCACAGTATGAAACACTTTCGTTGAGAACGCGGTATAAACAGTCGCTTGATCCGTGCGTGGAAGACGTCAAACGGTTCTGTAATACCCTCCGTAGAAATGCCAAAGACGAGCGTATCCTTTTCCACTACAATGGTCACGGTGTTCCTCAGCCAACAGCAAGTGGTGAGATCTGGGTGTTCAACCGAGGCTATACACAGTATATTCCCATCTCACTTTACGATTTGCAGACATGGCTAGGAGCACCTGTCATTTTTGTTTATGATTGCAACAGTGCTGGCAACATCGTacacaacttcaagaagtttgttCAGAAGAGAATAGACGATGGTAATGAAGGAAATCACGATACCAGTGCCCCATCTCCAACTTCGGCTTACTTGGACTGTATCCAGATGGCTGCCTGCAAGAGTAACGAGCTTCTTCCCATGAGTCCGGATCTCCCAGCAGACTTGTTCACCTGTTGTCTCACCTGTCCTATAGACATCAGCATTAAGTGGTTCATCATGCAGAGCCCactcaagaagaactactACTCGTTATTGCCCAAGAACTCTGTAGGAAACGTAATTATCCCTGGTAAACTCACGGATCGAAGAACACCCCTAGGTGAGTTAAACTGGATCTTCACCGCTATCACAGATACAATAGCCTGGACTTCGCTTTCAAGACCCATCTTCAAACGTCTTTTCAGACAGGATTTGATGGTGGCAGCACTCTTTAGAAACTTCTTGCTTGCAAAACGTATCATGCCTCACTTGAACTGTAACCCTATTAGTGATCCACCGTTGCCTGACTTGGTGCGGTTTCATCCAATGTGGGACTCATGGGACTTGGCTATAGACCAGGTGTTGGCAcaattgatcaagaacCACAATCTTGATCCTACTACAACTATTCCCGTGCCTTCAGCTGCTAACTCTCACTTTGCATCACAACCTACTGCCAATGGCA CAGGTGCTGTTACAGCAGGCCAAAACTTGACCAACTACCAGCATTCTACATTTTTCGAGCAACAGCTCACAGCCTTTGAAATCTGGCTCAAATACGCAGGTCCCTCTACAAAAGAACCCCCTGAACAGTTGCCAATAGTTCTACAGGTTCTTTTGTCTCAGGTTCATAGACTTCGTGCTCTTATCCTACTTTCTaagttcttggacttggGTCCTTGGGCTGTGTATTTGTCACTTTCTATTGGTATCTTTCCATATgtattgaaattgttgcaGAGCCCAGCTCAGGAACTAAAGCCAGtcttgattttcatttggGCCAGAATCATGGCTATAGACTACAAAAGCACACAACAAGAGTTGTGCAAGGATAAGGGGTATAACTACTTCTATCTCATCTTGAATTCCAACCCTATGAATCCTATTGGAGCTCCTGGAGCTCCTGGAAGCTTTAGCGGTGCTGCAGGAAACACCAGTAGTATTCTCATTAATGACGATCACAAGGCTATGAGTGCCTTCATTTTGACGTTGTTTATCAAGGACTTCAAGAACGGGCAGAGGTTGTGTTTTTCTATcgaaatcatcaacaactgctTAAAATTCATTCAGACAAGTGAAAATCCGCTCTTGCGACAGTGGTGTAGTTTGCTATTGTCGCAACTCTGGAATAAGTACCATGATGGGAAATGGATCATATACAAAGATGGCTACTTGAACAAGCTTCTTTCGTTGATCAATGATCCTATTCCGGAAGTAAGAACTTCTATCATTGTAGCCATCACTAATTTCCTCAGTGTGTATTCGACGGATCAACCACCTGTTCCACAGcagaattcttcatttgacttgaagaaggatgAAGTAAGACAACAGGATCTCAAGTTAGCCAATACAATCTTAAGTTTGCTTGGGGATGGCTCGTCGATGGTGAGAAAGgaaattgtatttttcatCAACCGATTCGTCACCatatacttcaagttcttcttggtggTTGCTTTCAATCagttagaagaagaaatcgtcTTGATTGATAACTCCAACTACTTGAACGACTTCAGAAAGAGATCGCCCGCTTATGGTTCTATTTTCAGTACGATCTGGAAATCCCTCTTGattctttctgaagatcCACATCTTGAAGTTAAGCAATTGGCAGAAACTTTGATAGATTCTGTCAtggtcaagttgaacgaaaGTGAGTTGGGACCATTAGTCAAAGAAATGCAAGACTATTTATTAAATAAGTCTACTATTAATATCAGCGACAGCTTCAAGCCATCGAAACCTATCGTTAATCGTCAATTGGGCCATAATAGACAGGTTTCCAGCGCATCCATGGTCAACAGAAAATCAAACATGTTGACCATAAACGGCTCTTCTATCACTACCAGATCAGTATCTGCTAATAACACGAACCGCAACCTGATGTATGATGACAGTGGCTCAGACACAGAATCATTATCTTCCAGACTCAGGAATTTCTCTTTGAACAATCTTTTCAAGTCATTCCAGATGAATGAGGAAACAGACatcaagaatttctcaAGAATACTCAACTCGGGACCAGTACAAACCAACTATGGCAACGAGTACCGTCCCAAAACTCCATTGTATAGAGCAAGAGACTTATCTCAGGTTCCAGAGTTGCCTGCCGAGTCTGGATTCTTTGAGTACAGTTGTGAATACTTCCAAGAGCCACAGATGTCTAAGAATGAAATTGACGAGCCCGGTTCAAAAGAATACGTAAAACGGTTATGGAGACGTAACAGAAACGAGTCCATCATCCAAGAAACTCAACCGCAAAAAGAATTGGCTGTTAGGGGTGATTGGAACAGAAACGTTAAGACTTTGAATAACAAATCGCAGCCTAAGTTCATCAAATTCACTCAGTTCGAAAAGATTTTAGTTGCTAGTGACGAAAAGGATAATGTGTCTGTTTGGGATTGGGAAGAGAATAAGatcgtcaagaagttttccAACGGCAATCCTTTTGGTACTAAGATTACAGATAtgaaatttttgaatgAAGACGATCTTCCATTGTTGCTCACTGGTTCTTCTGATGGTGTTATTaaaatctacaagaacttcCACAACTATGAAGATGAAAGCGAAAACGAAGTCAACGATACAAGAATTGAGTTGGTAGCTTCATGGAGAGCCTTGACGGATCTTTTGTTGACTTCCAAGAGTTCAGGGTTGATTTCAGAATGGCAGCAATCCCGAGGTTCGTTGCTTGTAAGTGGTGATGTCAAGATTATACGAGTCTGGGATGCTCCCAGAGAGTTGTGTTTGGTGGATATTCCGGCAAgatcgtcttcttccataaCTTCTTTGACTTCGGACCAAGTTGCAGGAAATATATTTATAGCTGGTTTTGACGATGGTAGTTTGAGAGTGTATGACAGAAGATTAGACTCGCGTGAATCCATGGTCAAGACTTGGAGAGGTACGAGAAGTGCCAATGTCAACGGTAGCAACTCTCCTATCCGAACCATCGGCTCGGGATCCATCAGAAATGTGCACATGCAAAGAGGTGGATTCAGAGAGCTCGTCAGTGGCTCAGGCGACGGATATGTCAATCTCTGGGATATCCGTTTGGATGAGCCGGTGTTGACATTCAACGCAGCAGAGAAATCAATGCGTTGCATAGATACGCACGAACACGCCCCCATCATTACTACTGGCTCTAAAGCTGTCAATCTTTGGACTACTTCAGGAGATCTTATCTCAACATTGAGAAATCCTCAGGAAACATACTTGACCAATCGTACTTCAAGCTACTTGTCAACAACGACATTCCATCCGCACAGAATGACAATGGCTACTAACTACAACCAAGACGGACATATCAACGTATACACCTGTAGTGATACTGTTGTGGAGTATTGA
- the MTM1 gene encoding membrane transporter, Mitochondrial Carrier Family, whose product MSMSSEMAAAIEENDLSFGVGDSATSSLAYVIRGQNRAQTPRTTSEENISISQRMISACSGSLITSLVVTPFDVIRIRIQQQEILPKDPCCQTHFPESFPTKNTLAGPFWLTKHYCKSAENCSRINSTFQGFVAVSRNEGIATLWRGLSLTLFMAIPSNIIYFTGYEYIRDHSPIGGHPLNPLFCGSFARIMAATFVAPAELIKTRLQSIPTDREASPKILSNLLRDSLSVVRQKGVGTLFTGLQITLWRDVPFSGIYWSSYEIMKYRISKLMHADFNGPQDNDEWKVFTTSFLSGSISGSIAAFFTNPFDVGKTRMQITQVDAPFSGRRSKDPSMFKFLMNIYKKEGMRALYAGFVPRVMKVAPSCAIMISSYEVGKKFFKNGNNDN is encoded by the exons ATGTCTATGTCTTCTGAGATGGCGGCAGCCATAGAGGAGAATGACCTCAGTTTCGGTGTGGGAGATCTGGCTACATCATCGCTAGCATACGTCATCAGGGGCCAGAACAGAGCCCAAACTCCCCGTACTACTCTGGAAGAAAACATCTCCATATCACAGCGAATGATCTCTGCTTGTCTGGGATCACTTATCACATCGCTTGTAGTTACTCCTTTTGATGTTATCAGGATCAGAATCCAGCAACAGGAGATTTTACCCAAAGATCCTTGCTGTCAGACCCATTTTCCCGAGAGCTTTCCTACTAAGAACACATTAGCAGGA CCTTTCTGGTTGACTAAGCATTACTGCAAATCGGCAGAAAACTGTAGCAGAATCAATTCCACTTTTCAGGGATTTGTGGCGGTGAGCAGAAACGAAGGTATAGCCACACTTTGGAGAGGACTTTCATTAACTCTTTTCATGGCTATCCCATCCAATATCATCTACTTCACGGGCTATGAATACATACGGGACCATTCGCCCATTGGCGGGCATCCGTTGAATCCCCTTTTCTGTGGTTCTTTTGCCAGAATCATGGCTGCGACGTTTGTGGCCCCAGCAGAGTTGATAAAGACGAGACTTCAGTCGATTCCCACTGACCGTGAGGCTTCCcccaagatcttgtccaaTCTCTTGCGAGACCTGTTATCTGTAGTAAGACAGAAGGGTGTTGGCACACTCTTCACAGGATTGCAGATAACCTTGTGGAGAGATGTGCCCTTCTCGGGAATATACTGGTCCAGTTACGAAATAATGAAGTATAGAATATCCAAGCTAATGCATGCCGATTTCAACGGCCCCCAAGACAACGATGAGTGGAAAGTGTTCACCACCAGTTTTCTTTCAGGTTCCATTTCTGGTTCCATTGCTGCGTTTTTTACCAATCCATTCGATGTTGGCAAAACAAGAATGCAAATCACTCAAGTAGACGCCCCTTTTtcaggaagaagatcaaaagATCCATCgatgttcaagttcttgatgaataTCTACAAAAAGGAAGGAATGCGTGCACTTTATGCTGGATTTGTGCCCAGAGTGATGAAAGTAGCTCCATCGTGTGCCATcatgatttcttcatatgAGGTAGggaagaagttcttcaaaaatgGCAATAATGACAACTAA